Part of the Anopheles gambiae chromosome 3, idAnoGambNW_F1_1, whole genome shotgun sequence genome is shown below.
ggggctccggtacaaggataatgtatttagaaggttgatttttaccgCTTTTGCTgagcgacattgtgggggacatctgtcactctctgcatacaaatttcattaccccgcaccagccctccccgatttttataccggagcccccggaagagatgtgtcaagtcgagaaatgtcattttgctctgaacaacttcaccttgtcatttataacaccttgctccggtataaaaatcggggagggctggtgcggggtaatgaaatttgtatgcagagagtgacagatgtcccccacaatgtcgcccagcaaaagcggtaaaaatcaaccttctaaatacattatccttgcagttgacaagcaattttgacaaagttgaaaattttttcaacattttttcagctccgtggccacgcgctattaggtgtcaaatcccatacaacaTTTTGACAGCGCTTGTGAAACAATCGCATGCAACAAGGCAATTACATTCCAAATGAAGAATTTAAGTCAAATTAGTGTTAGGCCGCAAACATACGACGAAAGGTTTCCTTGGCTGCGGTAACAGGGTCGTATAACAGTAGAACAGTTCAATTGTCAAATCCGCCTCGTCTGCAAGCTCACTCGCAAATCCGCTTTCCCGagatttttagtatttttgcGAATCCtcggtagcgagatcgaatgACATTTCATTGCAATGGCTGAATTGACAGTCGATTTATACGTCGTTGCCAGACACATCGATTAAAACAccgtaacgaaaaaaaacgacacataaAATGTAACGCCTTAACACAACACTGCTTTATTTCGGTCCACTGATGAGaggaaaaaacagaaaaagagttttattttttggtttggtctATTTCCGTTTTCGGTACGATAGTTTTCAGTGTGTGAGGTAGAGGCATAACGGCCGACATTATCTGTAAAATCGCGCTTCAAAATTTAGATAACGCGTACGAAAAATTGACTACTGAAATGTAACGCATTGTAACGCTCCGCGAATGTTCATTCCCAAGTAGCACAATCCTGTTaagaaaccgttaaaagtatgCCTAAAAGTATTACTTTTAGCTTTCCATACAGCAGTAATTCTAGGGCTTAAAACACTGCGTAACGCTTTCCTTGCTTCGTCAATGTTTCGTTAAATCTTAAAATTTAACCGGTATTTTTAACGAAAGAGatcaaaattaacgaaaaaatCGACAGAGATGtctatatttttctttctctttcgttaGGGACATGCAAGGTCTTCGTTAAGCTTAATGTGCTTATATTTtcgtgaaataaattaataaataaaacaattattcgtttatTGAATAACACAATTTCACTTGGTAACCGCATTACacaattttctttcattatgcGGATTTCGTCAATCTTCATCGTGGAGGTCAGCTGCTGCCGTGTACGGAAAACATGATGTCCAAACGCTATCCGAATCGAAAATGCTGCGAAATATAAAACTTATGTACCTCATGTGAAGAGAATGGTAATATCGATACACTGACCTGTTGTAAAAGCACGATGatacacaaattaaacaatagcTGATAGAAATTGTCGCAGACGcttggttttgttgccatctacacACAAACTATACACACGAAGCTTGACGAACTTTTTGACATAAGAAATGGAGGCGCCATGTACGTGACCATGTACAGTATGTCTTAAAAATTATCGTCATCAAGAGCATATTATTTTGCccaagaaaataaatatttttatgaagatttttctcattTGCAAATATTGCATACCCTTTATCAAACTCTTCACatgtattatttaaaaactatgaatttttttatatttttaaattcttttttttattataaccGCAGATACAAATAgaggaataaaagaaaacacatagTTTTCGTAcagttaaacaaaacaaatattttggtgtgaaaataaatacgcattattatataaataataatgaaaaatgatttttcgaatattgaataaattgaaaatggtgtagataaaatttgaaaaacactgtAAGTTATATTGaccagaataaaaaaaacgagggTAACGGAATACGTCGTTATGCTGTAACGCTGGCAAATGTCATATTCTcttaagaaactctatttgatttttaacggctttaaaaaactgttaataatcaaatagagtttcttaagGCTACTTGGGTTCTGCTCCTTGGGGCAACCAAAATGCTACGTGGGTTACGAGTGAAATGTACACCGGGCCCACCTAAACAAAACATGTGCCGCACAAAACTCTACCGATCGGACcatatttgttaatttttgaatttatAAAGTGATTGGCAGGCAAACCGCTTTTGTGAATATACGCTTGAATAAATTCTCTTCTGAAGTATCTAGTGTAGCAATAAATAACAAGATTATCACGATACATTTGTAAGTTAATGGTTGATATGGTTTGAGGATCCTAGTTCGAGTCAAGTAAAGTCCAAACACCGGCCGCGTTACGCCAAGGTGTGAGGAGGGAGACATCTGTCATGTTATTTAGAAATTCCGTGCTTAATTAcaactttatttttaatagcATACTTTAGAAACTTGGACATACCTACTCGGTTAACTCGGAATTAGTCATCCCGCCGCAGTTCGGCACTGAAAATGGGAATACGTCATCTCCACAGCTTTATGGAGAGGAAGGTGGACGGTGGACTATACACCGTTAAAATGCAGCACGAAATTTCGTAAGTAAAAACGGCGGCAACGGCAAGAGTTACacaatttgatgaaacatAACGCAGCAATGAACCCGTTCGAACCAATTGACAGGAATGCGAAAAAAAGCGTCGAAAAGCCGTTGGTCGTGATCGACCTAATGGCGATGTTCGGAGTGTTTTGTTCCGACAGACGAAGCCTACTGTGTGGCAGCCAGTTCTGGGTGGTGGAGCATACGGCGGATTCGTTTTTTAAACGCCTCACCGATGCCGGTGCCGAGCTGGTCTTTTTCTACGACGGTACACTGCAGCTGAACAAGTACGACACGTGGATCAACAGGCAGAATGACAAGTACGACCGGATGATCGATGTACTGGACGGAATCAATGCACGGATGCCACTGGCAGTGGCCGCGAACAAGTTTGACCGCACGCTGCCAAACAACACCTGCATCAAGCTGGAGAATGTGGCCAAGCGGCACGGCGAGCTAATCGTATCGACCGACTTGGAGTGCGACCAAGCGCTGGCAATTTACGCCACCAAGCGTAAGGCCCTGGCGGTGATATCGCACGATACGGATTTCCTCATTTTCGAGGGCGGCTGGCAGCTGTGGCACGCGAACCACATCGATGTCAATAAGTTGATTACAAAGGCTTACGGCCGGCAGGCGCTACTACGCACGCTTGGCTTGCAGTGGCGCCAGATGGCATTGTGGGCAACGTTGGCCGGGAACGATTTCTTCAGCTACGACGAGCTGGAACCGTTTCTGAACGATCTTGGCCCGCACACGCAAAAGTTTTACAAACTGGCTGAGTATGTGCGACGGTTGACGGTGCGCAACGGGAAGCTGGATGACGATACGGTACGCTCGATACTGGGACGGGTGTACAAGAAGAGGCGCATACCGACGGAAGCTTACGAATGGTTTCGGCAAAGCTATGCCTTCTACCAGGTGGTACGTATGGGTGTGGGTCACTCTTTCGTACGATCGTTACTCACCTGACTACtaatttcttcttttaggATGAACCATCGGAGAAGAAACCCGACGATCCGTTCGCCTATCTGCTACAGGCTGGGTACAGCTTTACCCACAGCATACTGACCGGGGTACCGTTTAACGTCACGCTCTTCTTTTTCGACTACCGGTCGTCAGAATTTGGCAATTATTATGAAATAATCGAACCGATTATTTCCCGCATCGGTGGTATCCTGCTATACCACCATCAGCACGAACGGCAGCACATAACGGTCGTCACAAAGCGCAACCATCAAGAACCACACTCGTTCGGAACGGTTGCCGCTACCTTTCCGACTGCCATCACACCGCCACCGGTAATGGATTTGATTTCAACCGACGGGCCCGTACAGGCCTCGCTGCTCGAGCGCAAACTGCAACTGTGGCGTTGGGTTTGTTCCGACGATTTGCTCGACGTGGAACTGTTCAATACCGTGCCACCCGCGTTCATGTGCACGGTACTTACCCTGTACCGGTTGCGCCAGTGTGGTGCGATTCGCTTGTTCGAAGCGGATCTACTTTTGCTCATCGCGCACCAACTTTCGAACGGTGCGTTCGATCCACTGCAGGAACCGTACCCGCAGAAACTGATTTCGCGCGCGTTCCGACTAGGGTTCCTGTTCCAAAAGGTGTACAGCCACATGGACCGGGTGGCAAAAGCGCTTGGCCTACCGCAGCAGTACCGGCCGACGACACCGTACGATGGGCTACGGTTCCACAACATGTATCGCGTGTGGACGAGCATGAAGGTGGAACCCCATCACATCGAACCGATCGCGGAGTGGCGGTTTTACCAGCAGACAAAAAGCACATAACGTTTAAAGTGAGCATATCTTGTTAAAAGACGGACGAAAAGTTACTCGCGCAGAGCTAGGCTTCAATGCTAGGGTGAATAGTTTCTTCTATGCATACACAGTATGGATAGAATCTTAATTTGTTATAGAATATGTTTAGTTCATCCATATTGTTACTACTTCTGGTTATCAATGCCGGTGCTAAGGTCTTCCAAAATCCGCATTGAGCCATTACGCTTTTAAAGGGGTTCTGTCCAAATGGGGAGAGGAAAACGGGTGGAAAGAGCCAATGGGAGAAACTACTTGCAGCCAATTCGTAAGTTACCGATGCCCGATTACCTGGTCAGGGTCAGGGTCAGAGAGTCCTACTATGTGTTCAACTAAGACTGCTCTATAATAGAAGGCCATAACATCGTCAGGATTATATCTTCTTGAATTTTCTCCCTTAGAGAGCGGTATCTTATCCATGTTTTAATTGGAGTCAAGCACAATCAAATCTTTCAAAACGTACAATGTAGGCAGTAATTCGTCGACGTGATAGCGAGACATATGCGCTTAGCTCCTAACAACCCGTCCGACTATCAGTAAGAGGAACTAACTAAACATGTACAAGATCACCAAAACTAGTCTTGAGGTCCGTTTTTTCTAATCATATTTCAGTGAgtttttaacaaaatttaacgtttcatgaaacaaaaaaaagaataggTAAGCtcctgaattatttgatatattttttttttttttttggaaggcGGCGAAGCAAACATCTTAATAAAACTTTAATAACTTTATGGGCCTATATTTGGACCTTTTTTTGGTCCGATGTCATCAAAAGCTGTTGTTAATCTAGCAATCGTGTTGTTAACAGGTTGATCGCAGTAGCCTATTGCAGTGTGAAGCAATCAATTGTATATATCAGATAGTGATGGACTGGTGGCCGAGCTCTTCAAGATGGGACCAGAGAGGCTTACCGTCGAAATACATCAGCTGATCATGAAAATCTGGGGCCAGGAGGAACCACCGGAGGAGTGGAAGCTGGGAGTCATCCATCCAGTCTACAAAAAGGGTGACAGGCTGGATTGCTCGCATTTTCGATTCATCATCCTGTTCCAGATACTTTTCTGCAGACGGAAGGAGCTATGGAGCATCGAACTTGACGttggaatcgttcgaatctctGAGAGGTCTGAGGTAAGGCGACGGACTATCCTGTCTGACAACGACATtcgtggcacgatcctctaccggtctGTCCAATTTattggcttcgcggatgacatcgagaTTATCGGCAGaacaacagcgaaggtgtgtgaggcgtatACCCGAATCAAACGCAAGAAAGCAAGAAtaggattgagaatcaatgcgaccCAGATGAAGTGTATCTGCTTGTCGGAGACTCAGACtatctgggaagcagtgtattagttgacggcgacagtcTCGAGGTAGCAAAGGAGTTTTGCTATctcgggacggtcgttacttcggacaacgacatcagcagcgaaatccggagacgcattgtgcaggggaatcgtgcatactatgggcttcaccgactgctgagatccagaagacttcaagcccgcacgaaatgtgagatatatcgcacattgattctaTGGACACGAGTCCTGGACCATCCGAGCGGAGGATTGACGGTGTATTCGAGCATGGAGCATGGAGAAGAAGGATGAACCAGGCTGTACGACGAAtcgagcatcctgacggtggcgaaggctAGCAGAATACGATGGTTGtggcatgtcatgaggatgccgggCTCATGCCCCACAACACCTTCTTCGACAGTTcgacagcgaactcgatggctggatcaggtgaaACGAaacctgtcggagatcgggtgtctacatggatgggaggctgtaGCCAGGGACCGAGAATCCTGGAGAATGATTGTTGACCAGGCCTCGTCACATCGACGTGCTTTATCGTGAGCAGGTCAACAAAAGTGAGAGACGCATCAAATCATCAATATATCAATATTACCGTTCCCCTTTTTCCGCTTCACACTCACGCTCACATTTCACGTTCAATCGATCACTAAATGGGCCTTTTAAGCTAGccaagaagcagaagaactGTTTTCGATCGAGCTGTTAACAATTattaatcatttaaaaaaagccattttgttttctaattctcaaacgaccaaaaacaaattcaaactcATTTTATTTACCGATGAACCGTgtcgcaaaaaaacaacattataaaataaagccaaacagttttttttctctcctacCTTCTCTCCTCAAATACGCTCACAGTACCGGTACGTGCGGGCGTGCGAACtagcagaaacaaaaactacaCTTTATATCGCTTTTAAATAAGGGCTTACTCTACACATATTCTATATCCGGGCGTAACACACCGTTCGACCACCGAACCCCATCGGAACGGGGTGGGGTTGGTGACCAACTCCGAGTAGAGTAGGGCGAGGGAAGGGAGCATGGAAACAACACTTTTACCTACATGCTAATGTACATGGGAGCGGCACCATGGgagagaggggagggggggcgtTACCGTTCCCCACCACCTTCCAGTATTTGCCGTATGCTTTCGATCACGTCCGCCGGCACATCGAGCGGCTTTTCGCTCAACTGCCCGGTGTCCGGATTGGAGACGTAAATTTCGTAGAACGTTTTGTTCGGATCGCCACTATCCTGACTCTCCACCAGCACGAGCGAGTTGATGTCGATGTCCTCGAGCGAAAAGCCACCATCACCTTCcccttcctcctcttcttcttcttcctcttcttccacTTCGTTCTCTGCTTCTGCGCCTGCTGGATCGTTATCGACCGGATCGCGTTTGCACGGTTGCTCTGCCTCGCCGGCAATCTCGAGTGCAGGCAATTGTATTGCCGTGTTTGTCGCAAAGTCACCACCACCTCCGTTACTATTATCCTGCTCGGTCGTATGAAGCGCACTGTTGGGTGGTTGATTAGCATGCTCGTGCTTGGGAGTAATCGCTGCAGTGCACTGTACAGACGGTGGTAGTGCCGTTTGCACATTGCCCTGCCCGGGCTGTACCCGGGCATCCGGCGCGTAGAGGGAGGTAGTAGCAGCGGTCGGGCCAGCCGCCTGCTCGACCGGCGGTGGTGCTACGTTCACGATGGTTTGTGCGAGGGGCGCATACTGTACCACGTGCTGCTCGCGCTGGCCCATCATCGCCTGGGGCGGTATGATTTCGTCCGGTATGATGACGGTATCGCTGGAGCAGCCGTACGAGTCCAGCTTCCCGTACGACACGACGTACGGTATGGCCGTACCGCCTGCGACCGGGGGCCAATCGATTACCTGCACATTCACCGGAGCAGCGTTGCTACGCAATTCGTTCCGCCGTTGCAGCCCGCTTTGCGCtccgtgctgcagcagctcgttCTTCACGATGCTGTCGTCATTGTCCAGCCCCAGCACCAGCTGGCCTTCCGGCTCGTACTCGTCGTACTTGATCTCCACCGGCGTTAGCTCGTTGATCAGCGTAGGCTGCACCGATGGCGCGACATCCGTACGCAGGCAGGTCGTTTGCGTTTGGTCGTCCAGGTTTTGCAGCGTTATCACAGTAATGCCCAcgtcctcctcctgctccggCTGTCCGGCAGCGACCGAGGAGGCTGAAGCGGAAGCAGCAGATACGTTGCCCGTACCATCAACGCCCCTGCCAAGCTCGTCACGGTAGTCGCCTGCCCCCATCACGTCATCCGATGGTCGGTAaccgtcctcctcctcggtTAGATCCTCCATACACTGGTACTTCACGATCGGCAGCTCCAGGTTGGCACTGCTCTCGTAGGTAGCAACTGCGGCCGGCTCATACAGCACGTACGGTTGGTCGGACGCGTTCGGCTCATTGCATGGTCCGCCCGGTGGCACATTGTTCGCGTGGTCGACGTCCTCCGTAGGGTCCTTCTTTATAACGACCGGCTCCTCATCGGGCAGATCGAGCAACTCTTGCTTTGCCACCGGTGGCTTATCCGTCCTCTTCCTCGAAGCCACCAGCTGTGGGCGTGGCTTACCGAAGAAGCGCTTTTTCTTCGGCAAGTGTTTCAGCTTTTTCTGGGAATGTTTCTTCCCATCAGCAGGCGCAGCAGAGCTGGCAGGAGTATTTGTTCGTTCATCTATTACCAGCCGAtcaccgtcgtcatcgtcggaGGAACCGTCCGCCATGGTATCTTGTTGCATATCCTCCTCCCCGGCGTCATTGTCCGGCGATGGTGGAGCAGATTCGTTTGGCATTTGGGGTGATGGTGGTTTCTTTGGTGCAGCGTTTAGGGACAGTTTGCCAGCAGCGGGTTGTGCGGTATCCATGGGTGTATTAGCGGTACATTCAGGCGAAACGCTTCGTTCGGGAACGGATTTGGTTTGTTGTTGAGCATTCTCTTCCATGGCGATTGGAACGACCGTACCATCATCTAATTGCACGATGGTTTCCTTTTTCGACACTGGGCTATGTTTCCATTCGTGGAACGAATCCGCTTCCGGAGTATTAGACGCTGCAGTGTCCACAGGAACCACATGGTCCGAATGTTCAGCTAAAGCCGAACCATTTTCCTCTGCAACGTATGCAGATGGCTGCTCTTCTTTATGCTCCACCATGGCGGTTGTAACCGTGGCAACAACATTTTGCTTAGCAGCGGCACGCTTCTTCGGCACCGGAGCACGTTTGCGCTTTTTGGACGCTTCCTCCTTGGGCTCAGTGGTTGCTGGGTTTATTTCCGAGCTGCCTTCCACAACGATGGCTGTATTGTTGCTCTCGTGCTCAAGCTGCTGGTGCTCATTTTCATGCTCAGCGGACGTGGTTGGTGCATTCGGACCCGAGTCGTCTGCCTTTGCGGTAGATCGTTTTTTGGACGGTGCTTTCCGCTTTGGTTTCTTTGTCTCGTCTCCCGGCGGCACCTCCGAACCGTCCGTCATGACGCGTTCCGCTTTGCTAATACGTCTTTGCGGGCTGTTGCTGGCAGACATTCGCATCATCAAGCTGAAACGTGCAAACGTGCGGGATTAGGAATTAaagcaacaaagcaaaaaatgaaGAGTTAACGTGCAAGTCATACTTTTTGCGCagcttttccttttgctgctgctcgagcgcTTCCATCttgcgctgctgctcctcctgcCGCTGCCTTTCGAGCTGCTCGTCCTCCTCGGCGAACTGTTGCCGCAGCTCGTCCACGTTGAACTCGTTCGGATGGAGCAGTGCTTTGTTCACCAGGTTGAGGTTGATACGCTCTTCCTTTTTAAACTGCAAATGGGCACCGAATGGCACAAACTGTAAGTGCTGTGCGTGATATGAAGGGGGAGCAAGCCCGGTCGGCTTACCTTAAGTTTGAGATCACGCCGGGACCGCTGTGGGAACAGGGTCAGCATCATGGAGAAATCGGTTCCGATCGTGTGCAAGCAACGGTAGAAGCGTATCGTTTCCTCGTCGCCCCAATCCTTCGTCCTTCTGATGCGACTGTAGTAGCCGGAATCTGGACGGTGGGTGAGAAATGGAGGACATTAATAagcaatttttgaaaaaaaaaatgcaacacacCAACAATCAACTTACTGCCGGAAAACTCATCCTGATACACGATGTCCGTGTTGGCAAGCGTTTCGCGCATCTCCCTCTCCCGCTCGTTCTCCACCACTAGACTAGCTTCGTCGAGTATCATCTCCCCGTTCGGGCCCAGCTTGAGCTGGGGCGTCAGGGTGACCGGTGCGGGCGGTGCCGCCGACTTCGgagccgccgccaccaccggtaCCGAGCCGGACGGGGCCGGTGTCGGTGAGCGTGATTTGCTGACGCTCCGGCTGCGCGACCCCCGACCATTGCCCCCTTCCCGGCCGTCCACACTCTTCGGTATGTTCTCGAGCGATCCACGCTTGCTGAGGGCGGGCGGTGTCATCGGATTGTTTACCGGGTTGTAGTAGATCATGTCGAACATGGTTAGGTTCTGTTTGTCCACGTTCTCGATGTTGGTGAGCCGCTTGCGGATCTCCTTCTTGTTGTCGAGGGTACGTTGCGATTCTTCCTGCTTGGTCGCCAGCTTCCGGGTGACCTTGTTGACCGTCACCCCCTCCGGGAGGGATTTATTGGAGGTGAGCGACTCGGTGCGGATGCGTTTGCGGGCCAGCGGGAGGGTGAAAGTGGGGCGCGTGTCCTGCTTCCGGGGGGACATTGGTTCTTCACCGCCGATGAAGCTGTTGCTGGGTTGGGCGTCGTACCCGGACAGACACGGTACGGGGAGGGGGCTGGGGACATCTGGAGGCTCTGGAAGACAGAAACGGATTTGTTAAATGTATTAACTTAGAttgaaaatagttttaaaaaaaatcgatatagAGACAAAACCTACTCGGAAGCTTAAACTCCTGGAATGTTTCTTCCGGCGGTGCCTCGGGTACGGAACTAGGCACTGGAATTGCTTTCACATCCCGCAGATGTTCGGGCGGTACCGGCGCATCCTC
Proteins encoded:
- the LOC1275520 gene encoding uncharacterized protein LOC1275520, with translation MGIRHLHSFMERKVDGGLYTVKMQHEISNAKKSVEKPLVVIDLMAMFGVFCSDRRSLLCGSQFWVVEHTADSFFKRLTDAGAELVFFYDGTLQLNKYDTWINRQNDKYDRMIDVLDGINARMPLAVAANKFDRTLPNNTCIKLENVAKRHGELIVSTDLECDQALAIYATKRKALAVISHDTDFLIFEGGWQLWHANHIDVNKLITKAYGRQALLRTLGLQWRQMALWATLAGNDFFSYDELEPFLNDLGPHTQKFYKLAEYVRRLTVRNGKLDDDTVRSILGRVYKKRRIPTEAYEWFRQSYAFYQVDEPSEKKPDDPFAYLLQAGYSFTHSILTGVPFNVTLFFFDYRSSEFGNYYEIIEPIISRIGGILLYHHQHERQHITVVTKRNHQEPHSFGTVAATFPTAITPPPVMDLISTDGPVQASLLERKLQLWRWVCSDDLLDVELFNTVPPAFMCTVLTLYRLRQCGAIRLFEADLLLLIAHQLSNGAFDPLQEPYPQKLISRAFRLGFLFQKVYSHMDRVAKALGLPQQYRPTTPYDGLRFHNMYRVWTSMKVEPHHIEPIAEWRFYQQTKST
- the LOC4578122 gene encoding transcription factor TFIIIB component B'' homolog, with translation MATRRPRVKVAANLSIRRPAKTTTTNVTGETIKQEAHVTLPEPVQEPAVELPSATVATPPEEDAPVPPEHLRDVKAIPVPSSVPEAPPEETFQEFKLPKPPDVPSPLPVPCLSGYDAQPSNSFIGGEEPMSPRKQDTRPTFTLPLARKRIRTESLTSNKSLPEGVTVNKVTRKLATKQEESQRTLDNKKEIRKRLTNIENVDKQNLTMFDMIYYNPVNNPMTPPALSKRGSLENIPKSVDGREGGNGRGSRSRSVSKSRSPTPAPSGSVPVVAAAPKSAAPPAPVTLTPQLKLGPNGEMILDEASLVVENEREREMRETLANTDIVYQDEFSGNSGYYSRIRRTKDWGDEETIRFYRCLHTIGTDFSMMLTLFPQRSRRDLKLKFKKEERINLNLVNKALLHPNEFNVDELRQQFAEEDEQLERQRQEEQQRKMEALEQQQKEKLRKNLMMRMSASNSPQRRISKAERVMTDGSEVPPGDETKKPKRKAPSKKRSTAKADDSGPNAPTTSAEHENEHQQLEHESNNTAIVVEGSSEINPATTEPKEEASKKRKRAPVPKKRAAAKQNVVATVTTAMVEHKEEQPSAYVAEENGSALAEHSDHVVPVDTAASNTPEADSFHEWKHSPVSKKETIVQLDDGTVVPIAMEENAQQQTKSVPERSVSPECTANTPMDTAQPAAGKLSLNAAPKKPPSPQMPNESAPPSPDNDAGEEDMQQDTMADGSSDDDDGDRLVIDERTNTPASSAAPADGKKHSQKKLKHLPKKKRFFGKPRPQLVASRKRTDKPPVAKQELLDLPDEEPVVIKKDPTEDVDHANNVPPGGPCNEPNASDQPYVLYEPAAVATYESSANLELPIVKYQCMEDLTEEEDGYRPSDDVMGAGDYRDELGRGVDGTGNVSAASASASSVAAGQPEQEEDVGITVITLQNLDDQTQTTCLRTDVAPSVQPTLINELTPVEIKYDEYEPEGQLVLGLDNDDSIVKNELLQHGAQSGLQRRNELRSNAAPVNVQVIDWPPVAGGTAIPYVVSYGKLDSYGCSSDTVIIPDEIIPPQAMMGQREQHVVQYAPLAQTIVNVAPPPVEQAAGPTAATTSLYAPDARVQPGQGNVQTALPPSVQCTAAITPKHEHANQPPNSALHTTEQDNSNGGGGDFATNTAIQLPALEIAGEAEQPCKRDPVDNDPAGAEAENEVEEEEEEEEEEGEGDGGFSLEDIDINSLVLVESQDSGDPNKTFYEIYVSNPDTGQLSEKPLDVPADVIESIRQILEGGGER